A region of Maribacter algicola DNA encodes the following proteins:
- a CDS encoding M3 family metallopeptidase: protein MNPLLEPFDTAPFSKIKNEHFKPAFLQAIEDARAEIDAITNNPEEPTFENTIEILEFAGQQLDRISCTFFNLNSAETNDTIQKIAQEVSPLMSEFGNDITLNEALFKRIKDVYQKMDSLDLDVEQRTLLEKKYKNFSRNGANLPEEKKKRLRQIDAELSKLTLKFGENVLAETNKYQKYLTDEKDLDGLPKGEKEAAAQLALTKGKEEGWMITLDYPSYIPFMKYAKNRELRKELSIAFGSKAFHDDPLDNKENVLKIASLRFERAQLLGYKTHAHFVLEERMAESPEKVHDFLNEILEKAKPAAEREFKQLADFAMNLDGIAVLEKWDGSYYSEKLKQKLFDLDDEKLKPYFKLENVIDGVFKVAEKLFDLNFEEVFDIDKYHDDVKTYNVYDGDGNFVSLFYADFHPRPGKRGGAWMTSFKSQWKRNGENVRPHISNVCNFTPSTKSKPSLLTFNEVTTLFHEFGHGLHGMLADTKYPSLSGTSVYWDFVELPSQVMENWCYEREALELFAKHYETGEVIPMELITKIKESATFQEGMQTLRQLSFGMLDMSWHGVDPSNITDVKKHEDEAFEGTKLYPDTPETCMSTSFSHIFQGGYSSGYYSYKWAEVLDADAFAYFKEQGIFNKEVAHKFREHVLSKGGTENPMVLYKRFRGAEPKVEALLERAGLLN, encoded by the coding sequence ATGAATCCACTCTTAGAACCTTTTGACACCGCCCCTTTCTCCAAAATAAAAAACGAACATTTTAAACCGGCCTTTCTTCAAGCGATTGAGGATGCACGGGCCGAAATAGATGCTATTACCAATAATCCAGAGGAACCAACCTTTGAAAATACCATTGAGATCTTGGAATTTGCCGGCCAACAATTGGACAGGATTTCATGTACTTTTTTTAATCTAAATTCTGCCGAAACAAACGATACCATTCAGAAAATCGCACAAGAGGTATCGCCCTTAATGTCCGAGTTCGGTAACGACATCACCCTAAACGAAGCCTTGTTCAAAAGAATAAAGGATGTATATCAAAAAATGGATTCCTTGGACCTGGATGTGGAACAAAGGACCTTATTGGAAAAAAAATACAAGAATTTTAGTAGGAATGGCGCCAATCTACCAGAGGAAAAGAAAAAAAGACTACGGCAAATCGATGCCGAGCTTTCCAAGCTTACACTAAAATTTGGGGAAAATGTCCTTGCGGAAACCAACAAATATCAAAAGTACCTAACGGATGAAAAGGATTTGGACGGACTTCCCAAAGGCGAAAAGGAAGCCGCGGCCCAGTTAGCACTGACAAAAGGAAAAGAGGAAGGTTGGATGATTACCCTGGATTACCCAAGCTATATTCCTTTTATGAAATATGCGAAAAATAGGGAGTTGCGAAAAGAGCTTTCCATTGCCTTTGGCAGTAAGGCCTTTCATGATGATCCACTGGACAACAAGGAAAACGTATTAAAGATAGCATCCCTGCGATTTGAAAGGGCACAGTTGTTAGGTTATAAGACCCATGCCCATTTTGTACTCGAGGAACGAATGGCAGAAAGTCCTGAAAAAGTGCATGATTTTCTAAACGAAATTCTGGAAAAGGCTAAACCCGCCGCGGAAAGGGAGTTCAAGCAATTGGCAGATTTCGCCATGAATCTTGATGGTATAGCCGTTTTGGAAAAATGGGACGGCAGTTATTATTCCGAAAAACTGAAGCAAAAGTTGTTCGATTTGGACGACGAAAAGCTAAAGCCTTATTTCAAACTGGAGAATGTCATTGACGGTGTTTTCAAGGTCGCAGAAAAGTTGTTCGACCTAAATTTTGAAGAGGTATTCGATATCGATAAATACCATGACGATGTAAAAACGTATAACGTGTATGATGGGGACGGAAATTTCGTATCCCTTTTCTATGCCGATTTCCACCCGCGACCCGGTAAACGTGGTGGTGCCTGGATGACCTCCTTTAAATCGCAATGGAAAAGAAACGGTGAAAATGTCCGTCCACATATAAGTAATGTGTGCAACTTTACACCTTCCACCAAAAGCAAACCTTCCCTATTGACTTTCAATGAGGTGACGACCTTGTTCCATGAATTTGGCCATGGACTGCATGGGATGTTGGCAGATACTAAATATCCAAGCCTATCGGGCACTTCGGTCTATTGGGACTTTGTAGAGCTTCCAAGTCAGGTCATGGAAAATTGGTGCTACGAAAGAGAAGCCTTGGAGCTATTTGCAAAACATTACGAAACGGGGGAGGTAATTCCCATGGAACTGATTACCAAAATAAAGGAATCCGCAACATTTCAGGAGGGTATGCAGACCTTGAGACAACTAAGTTTCGGTATGTTGGATATGTCCTGGCATGGAGTAGACCCTAGCAATATCACCGATGTAAAAAAACACGAAGACGAGGCTTTTGAAGGCACAAAACTATATCCAGATACGCCTGAGACCTGCATGAGCACATCGTTCTCCCATATCTTTCAAGGCGGATATTCCTCCGGTTACTACAGTTACAAATGGGCCGAAGTCTTGGATGCCGATGCCTTTGCCTACTTTAAGGAACAAGGAATTTTCAATAAAGAAGTGGCCCATAAATTCAGGGAGCACGTTCTATCAAAAGGCGGAACGGAAAACCCGATGGTCCTGTATAAGCGTTTCCGGGGAGCGGAGCCCAAGGTAGAGGCCCTTCTGGAAAGGGCCGGCCTTTTGAATTAA
- a CDS encoding 5-(carboxyamino)imidazole ribonucleotide synthase produces MNYFSSDFKLGILGGGQLGKMMLYETRKWDVWTKVLDASPEAPCKISCDQFVQGELLDFETVYNFGQGLDVLTIEIENVNLDALERLEKEGLKVFPQPRALRIIQNKAKQKLFYVDHDIPTAEFQRFAYLSEIEDSINNGGLKLPFVWKVAQFGYDGQGVKVVRSLADLQGLPKGECIAETMIPFKNELAVIVARNSKGETKTYPVVEMEFHPEANQVEYVICPARIDDKVATKARELALHVAEKIGLTGLLAVEMFQTQDDQILVNEVAPRPHNSGHYSIEASYTNQFEQHIRCILNLPLGATESKVAGIMVNLVGAEGHTGDVVYENMEEILKLEGVTPHIYGKKQTRPFRKMGHVTIVNPDIDQARKTAQQVKETIKVISK; encoded by the coding sequence ATGAACTATTTTTCTTCTGATTTTAAATTAGGAATCCTTGGCGGGGGCCAACTGGGTAAAATGATGCTCTATGAGACCCGAAAGTGGGATGTCTGGACCAAGGTTTTGGATGCCTCACCAGAGGCTCCCTGTAAAATCTCATGTGACCAATTTGTCCAAGGCGAATTACTTGACTTTGAAACAGTCTATAATTTTGGCCAAGGCTTGGACGTCCTTACCATAGAAATCGAAAATGTAAACCTAGATGCTTTGGAGCGTTTGGAAAAGGAGGGTTTAAAAGTATTTCCACAGCCCAGAGCGTTACGTATAATTCAAAATAAGGCCAAACAGAAGCTTTTTTATGTGGACCATGATATCCCCACCGCAGAATTTCAACGTTTTGCCTATTTGAGCGAAATTGAGGACAGCATCAATAATGGCGGATTGAAACTGCCCTTTGTATGGAAAGTCGCTCAATTTGGCTATGATGGCCAGGGCGTAAAAGTGGTTAGGTCGCTTGCCGACCTGCAAGGCCTGCCCAAAGGAGAGTGTATCGCTGAAACGATGATTCCCTTCAAAAACGAACTGGCGGTCATTGTTGCTCGGAATTCAAAGGGTGAAACAAAGACCTACCCTGTCGTAGAAATGGAATTTCACCCCGAAGCCAACCAAGTGGAATACGTAATCTGCCCGGCAAGGATCGATGATAAAGTTGCGACAAAGGCACGGGAACTTGCATTACATGTTGCCGAAAAAATTGGTCTTACAGGTTTATTGGCCGTGGAGATGTTCCAGACCCAAGACGATCAAATACTAGTCAACGAGGTAGCCCCAAGACCCCACAATAGCGGACATTACAGTATTGAAGCAAGCTATACGAATCAGTTTGAACAACACATTCGCTGCATCCTGAACTTACCTTTGGGCGCTACCGAAAGTAAAGTTGCAGGAATTATGGTGAATCTGGTAGGTGCCGAAGGCCATACCGGCGATGTGGTGTATGAAAACATGGAAGAGATTTTAAAACTTGAGGGTGTTACGCCCCACATCTATGGAAAAAAACAAACGAGGCCTTTCCGAAAAATGGGCCATGTCACCATAGTGAACCCAGATATTGACCAAGCCAGAAAAACAGCGCAACAGGTAAAGGAAACAATTAAAGTAATCAGTAAATAA
- a CDS encoding TMEM175 family protein, with product MKKFSFTYDKNRVTSFCDAVFSIAMTLLILEIDVPNSETLAATNFSSILTNRIPSFIGFFVSFMVIAIYWISHLRIFKYVGDVDEKLIWINIFLLLFVIFLPFTTAMYVGDFYGTASFIFYCFNLILLGLLNFLLIRYISQKELNKNGMTRTIGNWLKFRSLNAVIIWSLAALLALFLPWISRIIFILIFVFQAFGDKFYKKRL from the coding sequence ATGAAAAAATTTAGTTTTACTTATGATAAAAACCGGGTCACTTCCTTTTGTGATGCAGTTTTTTCAATTGCCATGACTTTACTTATATTGGAAATAGATGTACCAAATAGTGAGACACTTGCAGCAACAAATTTTTCGTCCATTCTTACCAATAGGATTCCCAGTTTTATTGGGTTTTTCGTCAGTTTTATGGTAATCGCGATTTACTGGATTTCCCATTTGAGGATTTTTAAATATGTAGGGGACGTAGACGAAAAACTAATATGGATCAATATTTTTTTGCTTCTTTTTGTGATTTTTTTGCCTTTTACCACGGCCATGTACGTAGGTGATTTTTATGGCACTGCTTCCTTTATTTTCTACTGTTTTAATTTAATATTACTTGGACTACTCAATTTTTTATTAATTCGCTATATCTCGCAAAAAGAACTCAACAAAAACGGGATGACGCGTACAATTGGTAATTGGTTAAAATTTAGATCTTTAAACGCCGTGATTATTTGGTCTTTAGCGGCGTTATTAGCATTATTTTTACCATGGATCTCCCGTATTATTTTCATCTTGATCTTCGTTTTTCAAGCCTTTGGCGACAAGTTTTACAAAAAACGCTTATAG
- the purE gene encoding 5-(carboxyamino)imidazole ribonucleotide mutase produces MSKVAVVMGSTSDLPVMQDAIDILNGFDIEVDVDIVSAHRTPEKLFDFSKNAHKNGYTVIIAGAGGAAHLPGMVASMSPLPVIGVPVKSSNSIDGWDSILSILQMPGGVPVATVALNGAKNAGILAAQIIGSSDKCVLDKIILYKEGLKQKVIEGAKSVNSK; encoded by the coding sequence ATGAGTAAAGTAGCCGTAGTAATGGGAAGTACCAGCGACCTTCCGGTAATGCAGGACGCCATAGATATACTGAATGGTTTTGACATTGAAGTGGATGTGGATATCGTTTCCGCCCACAGAACTCCGGAAAAACTGTTCGACTTCAGTAAAAACGCCCACAAAAATGGTTACACAGTGATAATTGCGGGCGCAGGTGGCGCGGCGCACTTGCCGGGTATGGTCGCTTCCATGTCCCCTTTACCTGTCATAGGTGTGCCCGTAAAAAGCAGCAACTCAATAGATGGTTGGGATTCGATTTTATCAATTCTTCAAATGCCGGGTGGCGTGCCCGTTGCCACTGTAGCCCTGAATGGTGCCAAAAATGCCGGAATCCTCGCAGCCCAGATTATAGGTAGTTCAGATAAATGCGTTCTGGACAAAATCATCCTTTACAAAGAAGGCCTGAAACAAAAGGTAATCGAGGGAGCGAAATCTGTGAATAGTAAATAG
- a CDS encoding 3-oxoacyl-ACP synthase III family protein translates to MGVNIIGTGSYIPENQVKNTAFSKKKFLNSDGSPFQATNEVIIEKFRAITGINERRYVDKDLNTSDIAFFAAESAILDANIDREDIDYIILAHNFGDVSWGSSQGDTLPSLASRVKNRLRIKNPKCVAYDILFGCPGWIEGVIQGHAFIKSGIAKKCLVIGAETLSRIVDPYDRDSMIYADGAGAVIIELTNDSNGILAHNSASYTYEEAYFLFYGKSYHKTQKETRYIKMLGRKIYEFAVTHVPKAMADCLEKSGIDITEVKKVLIHQANEKMDEAIISRFYALYHMDVPKHCMPMTIGEFGNSSVATIPTLLDCLLNGKIENHNLTKGDVVIFASVGAGMNINAMVYKL, encoded by the coding sequence ATGGGCGTTAATATCATAGGTACAGGGAGTTATATACCTGAAAACCAAGTAAAGAATACAGCATTCTCCAAAAAGAAATTTCTGAACAGTGACGGAAGTCCTTTCCAAGCTACCAATGAAGTCATTATAGAAAAATTTAGAGCCATTACCGGAATTAACGAAAGACGGTATGTTGATAAGGATTTGAATACCTCGGATATCGCGTTTTTCGCCGCTGAAAGTGCAATATTGGATGCAAACATAGATAGGGAGGATATTGATTATATAATTCTTGCCCATAATTTTGGTGATGTTTCCTGGGGCAGTTCTCAAGGCGACACATTACCTAGTCTTGCCTCACGTGTCAAAAACAGACTTAGGATAAAAAATCCAAAATGTGTGGCCTATGATATCCTATTTGGATGCCCCGGCTGGATAGAGGGTGTTATTCAGGGACATGCCTTTATAAAAAGTGGCATTGCAAAAAAATGCTTGGTCATAGGTGCGGAAACCTTGTCCAGAATAGTGGACCCGTATGATAGGGATTCCATGATATATGCCGATGGTGCAGGTGCTGTCATCATTGAGCTCACCAACGACAGTAACGGCATCCTTGCACATAATAGCGCGTCATATACCTATGAGGAGGCCTATTTCCTATTTTACGGAAAAAGCTACCATAAGACGCAAAAGGAAACCAGATACATTAAAATGCTTGGGAGAAAGATTTATGAATTTGCCGTAACCCATGTTCCCAAAGCAATGGCAGACTGTTTGGAGAAGAGCGGCATAGACATTACGGAGGTAAAAAAAGTCCTTATCCATCAAGCCAATGAAAAGATGGACGAGGCCATCATCTCAAGGTTTTATGCACTTTACCATATGGATGTTCCCAAACATTGCATGCCCATGACGATTGGAGAGTTTGGAAATAGCTCGGTTGCAACCATTCCAACATTATTGGATTGCCTGTTAAATGGAAAAATTGAGAATCATAACTTGACAAAAGGCGATGTTGTTATCTTTGCAAGTGTTGGTGCAGGAATGAACATCAACGCCATGGTATATAAACTTTGA
- a CDS encoding methyltransferase, translating into MYENTFPNKRFRYTLEFLKKHVPTNESILDLGVENPFSKIMTKEGYQVENTKGEDLDLDFSSILNSNAKVATAFEIFEHLLAPLNALSKIKADTLVASVPLRLWFSPAYRSKNDPWDRHYHEFEDWQFDWLLEKSGWEIQDSKKWAHPVKKIGLRPILRLFTPRYYIVYAVRKKSS; encoded by the coding sequence ATGTACGAGAACACCTTTCCAAACAAACGTTTTAGATACACCCTAGAATTTTTAAAAAAGCATGTACCTACCAACGAATCCATTTTAGACCTTGGTGTGGAAAATCCCTTTTCCAAGATTATGACAAAGGAAGGCTATCAAGTAGAAAACACCAAGGGCGAAGATTTGGATTTGGATTTCTCCTCCATTCTAAACTCCAATGCAAAGGTAGCAACCGCCTTTGAAATTTTTGAACACCTTTTGGCCCCCTTGAACGCGCTTTCCAAAATAAAGGCCGATACCTTGGTTGCCAGTGTTCCACTCCGACTTTGGTTTTCCCCGGCATACAGAAGTAAGAACGACCCTTGGGACCGACATTATCACGAGTTTGAGGATTGGCAGTTCGATTGGCTTTTGGAGAAATCCGGTTGGGAAATTCAGGATTCAAAAAAATGGGCCCACCCCGTTAAAAAAATAGGTCTTAGGCCCATTTTAAGACTGTTCACACCGCGATACTACATAGTTTACGCCGTTCGAAAAAAAAGTTCTTAA
- a CDS encoding rhodanese-like domain-containing protein, with product MKYPMILLLSILLNISCAQTQTPTSRPITSVSADELNNVVLLDVRTPEEYAEGHLDNSLNINWFDTDFAQQVEGIDKDETIYVYCKVGGRSAKAQQKLQSLGYKNVVNLEGGYDAYKQKK from the coding sequence ATGAAGTATCCAATGATTTTACTCCTTTCCATACTCTTGAACATATCCTGTGCCCAAACACAGACACCTACCTCAAGGCCCATTACCAGTGTGTCTGCGGATGAGTTAAATAACGTAGTCTTGTTGGATGTACGCACTCCAGAGGAATATGCCGAAGGCCATCTAGACAACTCTTTGAACATTAATTGGTTCGATACTGATTTTGCCCAACAGGTGGAGGGGATTGACAAGGACGAAACCATTTATGTGTATTGTAAGGTTGGTGGCAGGAGTGCCAAGGCCCAACAAAAATTACAATCCTTGGGATATAAAAATGTAGTCAACCTTGAAGGTGGGTATGATGCTTACAAACAAAAAAAATAA
- a CDS encoding UbiA prenyltransferase family protein, with protein MGKLQRLFDFYINASIHVSLSVFALTHVTIKTFDFQKDEHLAWFLFFGTIACYNFIKYGVEAKKYIIVASPYQKNIQIVSFLAALIGCYHAYFLTSDIWLGIFILIFLTGIYALPVLPNARNLRNLGGLKIFMVALVWAGATVVLPALGSFKSISWDIWVETIQRFFFVLALLVPFEIRDLAYDDPGLRTLPQRFGVLWTKKIGVIFVLLFYVLTFLKDDVQEVEIIVKTVLFLGLAVLMFSFGKDQRKYFASFWVEGIPIAWYFLLVLCLIWF; from the coding sequence ATGGGGAAACTTCAACGCCTTTTTGATTTCTATATCAATGCAAGTATCCATGTTTCGTTGAGTGTCTTTGCATTGACCCATGTTACCATCAAAACTTTCGATTTTCAAAAGGACGAACATTTGGCCTGGTTTCTTTTTTTTGGCACTATTGCTTGTTACAATTTTATAAAATATGGGGTGGAAGCCAAAAAATATATTATAGTGGCGTCCCCTTATCAAAAGAACATTCAAATAGTTAGCTTTTTAGCCGCCCTAATTGGTTGTTACCATGCTTATTTTCTTACTAGTGATATTTGGTTGGGAATCTTTATACTGATTTTTTTAACAGGAATCTATGCATTACCCGTATTGCCCAATGCTAGAAACCTTCGGAATTTAGGAGGACTAAAAATTTTTATGGTAGCCTTGGTCTGGGCCGGGGCAACGGTCGTGCTTCCGGCATTGGGTTCATTCAAATCCATTTCTTGGGATATTTGGGTGGAAACCATTCAACGATTTTTTTTCGTTCTGGCTTTGTTGGTTCCCTTTGAGATAAGGGACCTCGCGTATGATGATCCTGGTCTCAGGACTCTTCCACAGCGATTTGGGGTGCTTTGGACAAAAAAAATCGGTGTGATTTTCGTACTGCTGTTTTACGTGTTGACCTTCTTAAAGGACGATGTTCAAGAAGTCGAAATCATCGTAAAGACGGTACTTTTCTTGGGACTTGCTGTTTTGATGTTTTCGTTTGGGAAAGATCAGCGTAAATATTTTGCTTCTTTTTGGGTGGAAGGAATTCCAATAGCGTGGTACTTTCTTTTAGTGCTTTGCCTTATTTGGTTCTAG
- the gcvP gene encoding aminomethyl-transferring glycine dehydrogenase, whose amino-acid sequence MKTDVFASRHIGIREEDLDHMLKTISVDSLDQLIFETIPDDIRLKNTLDLGAPMSEHKFLAHLEELSKKNKVFRSYIGLGYHESLTPSVIKRNILENPGWYTAYTPYQAEIAQGRLEALLNFQTVISDLTGMELANASLLDESTAAAEAMTMLFEVRTRDQKKNEIKKFFVSEEVLPQTMALLETRANPLGIELVIGNHEEFTFDDTFYGALLQYPGKFGQVHDYKDFVLKAKEKDIKIAVAADILSLVLLTPPGEFGADVVVGTTQRFGIPLGYGGPHAAFFATREEYKRNIPGRIIGVTKDRDNRPALRMALQTREQHIKRDKATSNICTAQVLLAVMAGMYAVYHGPKGLKYIAQKIHTTACTLADSLENLGYYQSNTAYFDTVQVKASANIIRPIAEREEVNFLYPSSDSVVIAVNEATSIKDLNQIIGIFSEAMDKEAIEVTKLLGHSSIPQNIQRTSSYLENKVFNSYHSETELMRYIKKLERKDLSLNHSMISLGSCTMKLNAASEMLPLSNGNWGNIHPFVPVEQAEGYQIVLRELAKDLTTITGFAGTSLQPNSGAQGEYAGLMVIRAYHEANGEGHRDICLIPASAHGTNPASAVMAGMKVVVTKTDDKGNIDVEDLEEKVKMHADNLSALMVTYPSTHGVFESSIRKITKLIHDHGGQVYMDGANMNAQVGLTNPATIGADVCHLNLHKTFAIPHGGGGPGVGPICVAPQLVPFLPGNPVIKTGGVKAISAISAAPWGSSLACLISYGYIKMLGQEGLTNSTKIAILNANYIKHRLNGKYDVLYTGEKGRAAHEMIIDCRPFKQHGIEVTDIAKRLMDYGFHAPTVSFPVAGTLMIEPTESESLEELDRFCDAMLSIRKEIDVAQEDNPNNVLKNAPHTLQMVTSDTWDFPYSRHQAAFPLPYVSDNKFWPAVRRVDDAYGDRNLICTCAPIEAYVEA is encoded by the coding sequence ATGAAGACTGACGTGTTTGCATCCCGCCATATTGGTATACGAGAAGAGGACCTTGACCATATGCTCAAAACTATTTCTGTAGATAGTTTGGATCAACTGATATTTGAAACCATTCCCGATGATATTCGGCTTAAAAATACATTGGATTTGGGTGCTCCGATGAGTGAGCATAAATTTTTGGCCCATTTGGAGGAACTTTCAAAAAAGAACAAGGTTTTTCGTTCCTATATAGGTTTGGGGTATCATGAGAGCCTAACACCTTCCGTTATTAAACGGAATATCCTTGAAAACCCTGGTTGGTATACCGCCTATACGCCCTATCAAGCGGAAATTGCCCAAGGCAGATTGGAAGCCCTTTTGAACTTTCAAACGGTTATTTCAGACCTAACTGGTATGGAACTCGCCAATGCGTCCCTTTTGGATGAAAGTACGGCAGCGGCAGAAGCCATGACAATGCTTTTTGAAGTTAGAACCAGGGATCAGAAAAAAAACGAGATCAAAAAGTTCTTTGTTTCAGAAGAGGTTTTGCCGCAAACAATGGCTTTATTGGAAACCCGGGCCAATCCTTTGGGCATAGAATTGGTAATTGGAAATCATGAGGAATTTACTTTTGACGATACATTTTATGGTGCATTGCTTCAATATCCGGGTAAATTCGGCCAGGTTCATGACTACAAGGACTTTGTGCTCAAGGCCAAGGAAAAGGATATTAAAATAGCGGTTGCCGCGGATATTTTAAGCTTGGTCCTTTTGACCCCTCCTGGTGAATTTGGGGCGGATGTGGTCGTTGGCACCACGCAAAGATTCGGTATCCCCCTAGGATATGGTGGACCCCATGCCGCGTTTTTCGCCACCCGCGAAGAATACAAACGAAATATTCCTGGAAGAATCATTGGGGTAACCAAGGATCGGGACAATAGACCTGCATTAAGGATGGCCCTACAAACTAGGGAGCAACATATAAAAAGGGACAAAGCGACCTCCAATATTTGCACGGCACAAGTACTATTGGCTGTTATGGCAGGAATGTACGCAGTTTATCATGGTCCAAAAGGTCTAAAATATATCGCACAAAAAATACATACCACTGCATGTACTTTGGCCGATTCCCTTGAAAATCTCGGGTATTATCAAAGCAATACTGCCTACTTCGATACCGTTCAAGTAAAGGCAAGCGCCAACATAATACGCCCTATTGCGGAACGCGAAGAGGTGAACTTTTTGTACCCTAGTTCTGATTCCGTTGTTATTGCAGTAAACGAGGCGACCTCCATAAAGGACCTGAACCAAATCATTGGTATCTTCTCAGAGGCCATGGATAAGGAAGCGATCGAAGTCACAAAACTTTTGGGCCATTCGTCCATTCCCCAAAATATCCAAAGAACGTCTTCCTATCTTGAAAACAAGGTGTTCAATAGCTATCATTCCGAAACGGAACTAATGCGATATATCAAGAAATTGGAACGCAAGGATCTGTCCCTTAACCATAGCATGATATCCTTGGGAAGTTGTACCATGAAATTGAACGCCGCCTCTGAAATGTTGCCCCTAAGCAATGGCAACTGGGGAAATATACATCCGTTTGTACCTGTGGAACAGGCGGAAGGCTACCAAATTGTATTGAGGGAATTGGCGAAGGATTTAACGACTATTACAGGCTTTGCGGGTACTTCCCTACAGCCGAATTCCGGCGCCCAGGGGGAATATGCAGGTTTAATGGTCATACGGGCCTATCACGAGGCCAATGGTGAAGGACATAGGGATATTTGCCTGATTCCTGCCTCCGCCCATGGAACCAACCCTGCCTCCGCCGTAATGGCGGGAATGAAGGTGGTTGTGACCAAAACGGATGATAAAGGTAATATTGACGTGGAGGACTTGGAAGAAAAGGTAAAAATGCATGCCGATAATCTTTCCGCCTTAATGGTAACATATCCTTCCACCCATGGGGTTTTCGAATCCTCCATAAGAAAAATAACGAAATTGATTCATGACCATGGCGGCCAAGTGTATATGGACGGGGCAAATATGAACGCGCAAGTGGGCTTGACAAATCCAGCTACTATAGGTGCGGATGTCTGTCATCTTAATCTACACAAGACCTTTGCAATTCCCCATGGAGGTGGAGGTCCAGGGGTTGGTCCTATATGCGTCGCACCTCAATTGGTGCCATTTTTACCCGGCAACCCCGTCATCAAAACAGGTGGTGTAAAAGCCATTTCGGCGATTTCGGCAGCTCCTTGGGGCAGTTCCTTGGCCTGTCTTATTTCCTACGGCTACATCAAAATGTTGGGACAAGAAGGATTGACGAATTCCACAAAAATTGCCATTCTCAATGCCAACTATATCAAACATCGGTTAAATGGAAAATATGATGTTCTTTATACGGGGGAAAAAGGAAGGGCCGCCCATGAGATGATTATCGATTGCAGACCCTTTAAACAGCATGGTATCGAAGTAACGGATATTGCAAAAAGGCTTATGGATTATGGTTTCCATGCGCCAACGGTTTCATTCCCGGTGGCAGGTACCTTAATGATAGAACCAACCGAAAGCGAAAGTTTGGAGGAATTAGATCGTTTTTGCGATGCCATGCTCTCCATTCGCAAGGAAATCGATGTTGCCCAGGAGGACAATCCTAACAACGTATTAAAAAATGCGCCACATACGCTGCAGATGGTCACAAGCGATACTTGGGATTTTCCGTATTCAAGACATCAGGCTGCATTTCCGTTGCCCTATGTTAGCGATAACAAATTCTGGCCTGCGGTTCGCAGGGTGGACGATGCTTATGGAGACCGTAATTTAATTTGCACGTGCGCTCCCATTGAAGCATATGTAGAAGCCTAA
- a CDS encoding sigma-70 family RNA polymerase sigma factor, with protein sequence MAENQLHPNSWVDQYADYLFNYAIGKVSDVEIAKDLVSETFLAGLKSAKNYKGEAAERTWLIAILKRKVIDYYRKSNSKKGKAEVRMNFSYHDENEGDWLEEKVADPNGNLGSETIENEELGLALQLCIDRLPQKQSQVFTMKTIQGIPTEEICNELGINPSNLWVMIHRARTALMECLNQKWFNA encoded by the coding sequence ATGGCAGAAAATCAACTACATCCTAATTCCTGGGTAGACCAGTATGCCGATTACCTATTCAACTACGCCATAGGCAAGGTAAGTGATGTAGAAATCGCCAAAGACTTAGTTTCGGAGACCTTTTTGGCAGGTTTAAAATCGGCCAAGAACTACAAAGGCGAAGCAGCTGAACGTACCTGGTTGATAGCGATTCTCAAACGTAAGGTCATAGACTACTATCGAAAATCCAACTCCAAAAAGGGAAAGGCAGAAGTCCGCATGAATTTTAGCTACCATGATGAAAACGAAGGGGATTGGCTGGAAGAAAAAGTGGCGGACCCCAATGGCAATTTGGGAAGCGAAACCATAGAAAACGAAGAACTGGGCCTTGCCCTACAGCTGTGTATTGATAGGCTTCCCCAAAAACAATCACAGGTATTTACCATGAAGACCATTCAAGGCATTCCTACGGAAGAAATTTGTAATGAATTAGGAATAAACCCGTCTAACCTTTGGGTAATGATCCATAGAGCCAGAACGGCCTTAATGGAATGTTTAAATCAAAAATGGTTCAACGCATGA